The proteins below come from a single Williamwhitmania taraxaci genomic window:
- a CDS encoding FecR family protein: MVAHSEHIDQLIARYLAGEALPEEAVQLDDWLELSLGNRGYFAQVEQVYRKAHPLAQHPFYDSEIAWAKVKAGMRGAAPIAKVVPLYKRYAALLAAAAIALLVGLPLMLFYSGVLSPETINQVASNETVGTSYTLTDSSEMVLNRNSIVTYSSKYGEHDRRVKLKGEAFFEVKHLKNKPFLVEVNGVVIEDIGTSFNVKAYDSTGTVEVYVETGSVRFYTSASNSVTLVAGQIGVYNKAADTFTVKGDANINVIAYKTKQFVFVDTPLDVALKELEAVYNMPIEVGNPALNHCRITVNFDNENIDSVLEIIAETLGLSVDKISTGYRINGEGCAR, translated from the coding sequence CGAACATATTGATCAACTAATTGCCCGTTACCTTGCCGGAGAAGCACTCCCGGAAGAGGCCGTGCAGCTGGATGATTGGCTGGAATTGAGCCTGGGTAACCGAGGCTACTTTGCTCAAGTGGAGCAGGTTTACAGGAAAGCTCACCCATTGGCTCAGCACCCTTTTTATGATTCCGAAATCGCTTGGGCAAAGGTAAAGGCTGGAATGAGGGGCGCTGCACCTATCGCTAAGGTTGTTCCGCTCTACAAACGCTATGCAGCGCTGTTGGCCGCAGCGGCAATTGCCTTGCTGGTTGGTCTTCCGCTCATGCTATTCTATAGCGGGGTTCTTTCGCCGGAAACAATAAACCAGGTAGCCTCGAATGAGACCGTCGGAACGAGCTATACGCTTACCGACAGCTCCGAAATGGTCCTTAACCGCAACAGCATTGTTACCTACAGCTCGAAGTATGGCGAGCATGATCGCCGTGTAAAGCTTAAGGGAGAAGCATTTTTTGAGGTAAAACATCTCAAGAATAAGCCATTTCTCGTGGAGGTAAACGGGGTTGTTATTGAGGATATCGGAACCAGCTTTAATGTGAAAGCATACGATTCTACCGGTACGGTGGAAGTTTATGTTGAGACTGGTAGCGTGCGCTTTTATACCTCAGCCTCCAATAGCGTTACGTTGGTTGCGGGCCAAATTGGGGTTTACAACAAGGCTGCCGACACTTTTACCGTTAAAGGCGATGCCAATATAAATGTGATTGCCTATAAAACCAAACAGTTTGTCTTTGTTGATACACCGCTCGATGTGGCATTGAAGGAGCTCGAAGCGGTATACAACATGCCCATTGAGGTTGGTAATCCAGCCCTGAACCATTGCCGAATTACTGTGAATTTCGATAACGAAAACATCGATTCGGTGCTGGAGATTATTGCCGAAACACTTGGATTATCGGTGGATAAAATCTCCACTGGTTATCGTATAAATGGAGAAGGATGCGCTCGGTAA